A single region of the Gossypium arboreum isolate Shixiya-1 chromosome 12, ASM2569848v2, whole genome shotgun sequence genome encodes:
- the LOC108477766 gene encoding uncharacterized protein LOC108477766, with translation MELTTWQNLLSEFDIVYVNQKAVKWSTIVDFLSSRALEDYDSLNLDFSNENLMYIVTIEEDSQEGHPWKLNFNRASNAVGNGIREILVSRNGDHYSFTSKMDFECTNNMVEYKACVMGIHAAIECEIKVLEVYGDSALVIYQLKGKWETRSPKLIDYRRLVFKKFNDITFCYLP, from the coding sequence ATGGAGTTGACTACTTGGCAAAACCTGCTTTctgaatttgatatagtctatgtgaatcaGAAAGCTGTAAAATGGAGTACAATAGTAGATTTTCTATCCAGTagagctctagaggattatgattCTTTGAACCTTGATTTCTCAAACGAAAATCTAATGTATATTGTCACCATTgaagaagactctcaagaaggcCATCCTTGGAAACTAAACTTCAATAGAGCATCAAACGCTGTGGGTAATGGAATCAGGGAAATCTTGGTATCCCGAAATGGAGATCATTATTCTTTTACTAGTAAAATGGATTTTGAATGCACAAATAACATGGTGGAATACAAAGCATGCGTCATGGGAATCCATGCAGCCATAGAATGCGAGATCAAAGTGCtagaggtatatggggattctgcgctagtgatctatcaactcaaaggtAAATGGGAGACGAGAAGTCCGAAGTTGATTGATTATCGAAGATTGGTTTTTAAAAAGTTTAATGATATCACCTTCTGCTACCTCCCGTGA